A genomic segment from Streptomyces antibioticus encodes:
- a CDS encoding LLM class flavin-dependent oxidoreductase encodes MTTHPVRRLSLGALVQGSGGHIAGWRHPDGRPDGQLNFAFHADLARTLERGRFDALFLADVVAVWGHQLDSLSRTGRAEHFEPITLLAALSLVTEHIGLAATATATYNHPFHIARKFASLDHISGGRAGWNVVTSVVPLEAANFGFDRHLEHELRYRRADEFVQVVKALWDSFDDAAVVRDKATGRYYDPAGLHTPHHRGEHFSVRGPLNISRPPQGHPVVFQAGSSPTGREFAARHGEVLFTSQYELGPAQAFYADVKARAAAHGRDPAHVLVWPGISPLVAATETEARQRLGELGDLVHDDVARRLVQDNIGDLDLSDHPVDGPLPDIPESNRSKSRRDLLLKTARAEGLTIRQLALRFATDAAVAGTPEQIADHIETWFRAYAADGFNISFPYLPGPAEDFVDQVVPLLQQRGLLRTEYEGTTLRENLGLPRPAARDRHLQESGR; translated from the coding sequence ATGACCACACACCCCGTGCGTCGGCTCTCCCTGGGCGCACTCGTCCAGGGTTCCGGCGGGCACATCGCCGGCTGGCGGCACCCCGACGGCCGCCCCGACGGACAGCTCAACTTCGCCTTCCACGCCGATCTGGCCCGCACCCTCGAACGCGGCCGGTTCGACGCCCTGTTCCTCGCCGACGTCGTCGCCGTCTGGGGCCATCAGCTCGACTCGCTGTCGCGCACCGGCCGCGCCGAGCACTTCGAACCGATCACCCTGCTGGCCGCGCTCTCCCTGGTGACCGAGCACATCGGCCTGGCGGCGACGGCGACCGCCACCTACAACCACCCCTTCCACATCGCCCGCAAGTTCGCCTCCCTTGACCACATCTCGGGCGGCCGGGCCGGCTGGAACGTGGTCACCTCCGTCGTCCCGCTGGAGGCGGCGAACTTCGGCTTCGACCGCCACCTCGAACACGAACTGCGCTACCGCCGCGCCGACGAGTTCGTACAGGTCGTCAAGGCGCTCTGGGACAGCTTCGACGACGCGGCGGTCGTACGCGACAAGGCCACCGGCCGCTACTACGACCCCGCCGGACTGCACACCCCGCACCACCGGGGCGAGCACTTCTCCGTGCGCGGACCACTCAACATCTCACGGCCGCCGCAGGGCCATCCTGTCGTCTTCCAGGCCGGATCCTCCCCGACGGGGCGGGAGTTCGCGGCCCGGCACGGGGAGGTCCTGTTCACCTCGCAGTACGAACTCGGCCCCGCGCAGGCGTTCTACGCCGACGTCAAGGCACGGGCGGCGGCCCATGGCCGCGATCCCGCGCATGTGCTGGTGTGGCCGGGCATCTCGCCGCTCGTCGCCGCGACCGAGACGGAGGCGCGGCAGCGGCTCGGCGAGCTGGGGGACCTCGTCCACGACGACGTCGCGCGGCGCCTCGTCCAGGACAACATCGGCGACCTCGACCTCAGCGATCACCCGGTGGACGGCCCGCTGCCGGACATCCCCGAGAGCAACCGCAGCAAGTCGCGTCGTGACCTGCTGCTGAAAACGGCTCGCGCCGAGGGCCTGACGATACGTCAACTCGCTCTGCGCTTCGCCACGGACGCCGCCGTGGCAGGAACCCCCGAGCAGATCGCCGACCACATCGAGACGTGGTTCCGTGCCTACGCGGCCGACGGGTTCAACATCTCCTTCCCCTATCTTCCGGGCCCCGCCGAGGACTTCGTGGACCAGGTGGTGCCGCTGTTGCAGCAACGGGGGCTTCTGCGCACGGAATACGAGGGCACGACCCTGCGCGAGAACCTGGGGCTGCCGCGGCCGGCCGCCCGTGACCGGCACCTCCAGGAGAGCGGACGATGA
- a CDS encoding LLM class flavin-dependent oxidoreductase — protein MTPRTGRRTGQLHLNAFLKPPGEFLAAWRHPDTAADAGVSIREVLAFARTAERAAFDAVFLADLVGVPFASEDVLSRVSVVNDSFEPTTLLAALAAGTSRIGLIATASTSYNEPYHVARTFASLDHISGGRAGWNVVTSLNDGEAQNFGLDAHLDHATRYDRAEEFHDVVKGLWDSFDDDAFRHDRVSGVYFDPGKLHALNHEGKHFKVAGPLNIARPPQGHPVIVQAGASEAGKNLAARIADVIFSGITDLDRAKEFYAEIKERAAVHGRDPDHVKVLPALSVITAPTAAEAQRKLSRLTALLPPQVALADLSYWLGGFDLSAYPLDGPLPELPVSNQSRTAQQQIYETARRDNLTIRDLVRRVANDDRTITGPPDLIADHIEEWFLGGAADGFNVIFPYLPGTLDDFAELVIPELRTRGLFRTHYTGRTLRDHLGLPRPPGRG, from the coding sequence ATGACGCCCCGGACCGGCCGTCGCACCGGGCAGCTCCATCTGAACGCCTTCCTGAAGCCTCCGGGGGAGTTCCTCGCCGCCTGGCGGCATCCGGACACCGCGGCGGACGCGGGTGTCAGCATCCGTGAGGTGCTCGCCTTCGCCCGGACCGCCGAACGGGCCGCCTTCGACGCGGTGTTCCTCGCCGATCTGGTCGGGGTGCCGTTCGCGAGCGAGGACGTCCTCAGCCGGGTCAGCGTCGTCAACGACTCGTTCGAACCGACCACCCTGCTGGCCGCGCTCGCCGCCGGAACCTCCCGGATCGGCCTCATCGCCACCGCCTCCACCAGCTACAACGAGCCGTATCACGTGGCCCGCACCTTCGCCTCCCTCGACCACATCTCCGGTGGCCGGGCGGGCTGGAACGTGGTGACCTCCCTCAACGACGGCGAGGCCCAGAACTTCGGCCTCGACGCCCATCTCGACCACGCCACGCGCTACGACCGCGCCGAGGAGTTCCATGACGTGGTGAAAGGGCTGTGGGACTCCTTCGACGACGACGCCTTCCGCCACGACCGTGTCTCGGGCGTCTACTTCGACCCGGGCAAGCTGCACGCGCTGAACCACGAGGGCAAACACTTCAAGGTCGCCGGGCCCCTGAACATCGCACGGCCCCCGCAGGGACATCCGGTCATCGTGCAGGCCGGGGCCTCCGAGGCCGGCAAGAACCTCGCGGCACGGATCGCCGACGTCATCTTCTCGGGCATCACCGACCTCGACCGGGCCAAGGAGTTCTACGCGGAGATCAAGGAGCGCGCCGCCGTCCACGGCCGCGATCCGGACCACGTCAAGGTGCTTCCGGCGCTGTCGGTCATCACGGCGCCCACGGCGGCGGAGGCACAGCGGAAACTCTCCCGGCTCACCGCGCTGCTGCCCCCGCAGGTCGCCCTCGCCGACCTCTCCTACTGGCTCGGCGGGTTCGACCTCAGCGCGTATCCGCTCGACGGCCCGCTGCCCGAACTCCCCGTCTCCAACCAGTCCCGCACCGCCCAGCAGCAGATCTACGAGACCGCCCGCCGCGACAACCTCACGATCCGCGACCTGGTGCGGCGGGTGGCGAACGACGACCGCACGATCACCGGCCCGCCGGATCTGATCGCCGACCACATCGAGGAGTGGTTCCTCGGCGGCGCGGCCGACGGCTTCAACGTGATCTTCCCGTACCTGCCCGGCACCCTGGACGACTTCGCCGAACTCGTCATCCCGGAACTCCGCACCCGCGGCCTGTTCCGCACCCACTACACGGGCCGCACCCTCCGAGACCACCTGGGCCTGCCACGCCCACCCGGCCGGGGGTAG
- the gdhA gene encoding NADP-specific glutamate dehydrogenase: MNPSAHIEAVYAEVRRRNAGETEFHQAVGEVLHTLAPALQAHPEYADSSILERLCEPERQVLFRVPWVDDAGRVRVNRGFRVEFSSALGPYKGGLRFHPSVNLGIVKFLGFEQIFKNALTGLAIGGGKGGSDFDPKGRSDQEVMRFCQAFMTELYRHLGEHTDVPAGDIGVGGREIGYLFGQYKRITNRFEAGVLTGKGIGWGGSQARTEATGYGAVYFAQEMLATRGSGFDGRTVVVSGSGNVAVYAIEKAHALGGSVVACSDSSGYLVDEDGVDLDLLKTVKEVGRARLSAYAEARPGARFSERGSVFEVPCDIALPCATQNELGGQEAGALVKNGVLAVSEGANMPCTPEAIEVFREAGVLFGPGKAANAGGVATSALEMQQNASREVWTFEQTETRLADVMRGVHAQCRDTAETYGGTPDDYVLGANIAGFLKVAEAMTAQGVV; the protein is encoded by the coding sequence ATGAACCCCAGTGCTCACATCGAGGCCGTCTACGCGGAGGTCCGCCGGCGCAACGCCGGTGAGACCGAGTTCCATCAGGCGGTGGGAGAAGTGCTGCACACCCTGGCCCCGGCGCTGCAAGCGCACCCGGAGTACGCCGACTCGTCGATCCTGGAGCGGCTGTGCGAGCCCGAGCGCCAGGTGCTGTTCCGGGTGCCGTGGGTGGACGACGCGGGACGGGTCCGGGTCAACCGGGGGTTCCGGGTCGAGTTCAGCAGCGCGCTCGGCCCGTACAAGGGCGGACTGCGCTTCCACCCGAGCGTCAACCTCGGCATCGTGAAGTTCCTGGGCTTCGAGCAGATCTTCAAGAACGCCCTCACCGGACTGGCGATCGGCGGCGGCAAGGGCGGCTCGGACTTCGACCCCAAGGGCCGTAGCGACCAGGAGGTCATGCGTTTCTGTCAGGCGTTCATGACCGAGCTGTACCGGCACCTCGGCGAGCACACCGACGTCCCCGCCGGTGACATCGGGGTGGGCGGGCGCGAGATCGGCTACCTCTTCGGCCAGTACAAGCGGATCACCAACCGCTTCGAGGCGGGGGTCCTGACCGGCAAGGGCATCGGCTGGGGCGGCTCACAGGCCAGGACCGAGGCCACCGGCTACGGCGCCGTGTACTTCGCGCAGGAGATGCTGGCCACGCGCGGCTCCGGCTTCGACGGCCGCACGGTCGTCGTCTCGGGTTCCGGGAACGTCGCCGTCTACGCCATCGAGAAGGCGCACGCGCTGGGCGGGTCGGTGGTCGCCTGCTCCGACTCCTCCGGCTATCTGGTCGACGAGGACGGCGTCGACCTGGACCTGCTGAAGACCGTCAAGGAGGTCGGGCGGGCGCGCCTGTCGGCCTACGCGGAGGCCAGGCCCGGGGCGCGGTTCTCCGAGCGCGGCTCGGTCTTCGAGGTGCCCTGCGACATCGCACTGCCGTGCGCCACCCAGAACGAACTGGGCGGACAGGAGGCGGGCGCCCTGGTGAAGAACGGCGTCCTGGCCGTCAGCGAGGGCGCCAACATGCCGTGCACGCCCGAGGCGATCGAGGTCTTCCGGGAAGCGGGCGTCCTGTTCGGCCCCGGCAAGGCGGCCAACGCGGGCGGCGTGGCCACGTCCGCGCTGGAGATGCAGCAGAACGCCTCCCGCGAGGTGTGGACCTTCGAGCAGACCGAGACCCGGCTGGCCGACGTCATGCGCGGCGTCCACGCCCAGTGCCGCGACACCGCCGAGACCTACGGCGGCACGCCCGACGACTATGTCCTCGGCGCCAACATCGCGGGCTTCCTGAAGGTGGCGGAGGCGATGACGGCCCAGGGCGTCGTGTAG
- a CDS encoding GlsB/YeaQ/YmgE family stress response membrane protein, with the protein MGIIAWIIIGLLAGAIAKALMPGKDPGGVIVTMLIGIAGGLLGGWLGKVIFGVDSIDGFFDLSTWIAAIVGSFILLALYRLITGNRRSHRHA; encoded by the coding sequence ATGGGCATCATCGCGTGGATCATCATCGGCCTGCTCGCGGGCGCCATCGCCAAGGCACTGATGCCGGGCAAGGACCCGGGCGGCGTCATCGTCACCATGCTCATCGGTATCGCCGGCGGTCTGCTCGGCGGCTGGCTGGGCAAGGTGATCTTCGGGGTCGACTCCATCGACGGGTTCTTCGACCTCTCCACCTGGATCGCCGCGATCGTCGGCTCGTTCATCCTGCTCGCGCTGTACCGACTGATCACGGGCAACCGGCGCTCGCACCGCCACGCCTGA
- a CDS encoding MFS transporter, translated as MAKSTGPARTSDLPDSSSGPRPGLVLATACVAQVMVVLDVSVVNVALPSIATDLGFAPGGLSWVVNAYTLVFGGLLLLGGRFADFVGHRTAMLLGLAVFGVTSVAGGLAQTPGQLVAARAGQGLAGALLAPLSLAVIMVTFRDGTARTRAVGIWAMVAAAGSALGVLLGGLLTEWLSWRWVLFVNVPIVALGLALAWLSLRQGRATRAGRLDLPGALLATVAVTALVNGLIRAGEHGWGTAGTLVSLATAVVTGAAFTVWELRTTAEPLVRFGVFRARSVWVANLIVVFIGAATVAGFYFASLFLQNVLHYSPLRAGAAFLPFCFGTIVGSMLSGRLTARFGTRPVLTVGLALGAVGMLLFSRMDADSTFANGFLLPSLVASTGVGLCMVANTSLATSGAAAGDAGLLSGLINAGRQIGGSLGLAVLTTVAATRGTPTSAAEQLHELVAGYDRAFLVTAGFCAVAALTAALFAPAGRPTRPAGPESASVPEGDPARA; from the coding sequence ATGGCCAAGAGCACGGGACCCGCAAGAACCTCCGACCTGCCCGACAGTTCCTCAGGCCCCCGCCCCGGCCTCGTCCTCGCCACCGCCTGTGTCGCGCAGGTGATGGTCGTCCTCGACGTGAGTGTCGTGAACGTGGCGCTGCCCTCCATCGCCACCGATCTCGGCTTCGCGCCCGGTGGACTGTCCTGGGTCGTCAACGCCTACACGCTCGTCTTCGGCGGACTGCTCCTGCTCGGCGGCCGGTTCGCCGACTTCGTCGGACACCGTACGGCGATGCTGCTGGGCCTCGCGGTCTTCGGCGTCACCTCGGTCGCCGGCGGTCTGGCGCAGACGCCGGGGCAGCTCGTCGCCGCCCGCGCAGGCCAGGGCCTGGCCGGTGCGCTGCTCGCCCCGCTGAGCCTGGCGGTCATCATGGTGACCTTCCGCGACGGCACGGCCCGTACCCGAGCCGTCGGCATCTGGGCGATGGTGGCCGCCGCGGGCAGCGCGCTCGGAGTGCTTCTGGGCGGGCTGCTCACCGAGTGGCTGTCGTGGCGCTGGGTCCTCTTCGTCAACGTGCCGATCGTGGCCCTCGGCCTCGCCCTCGCCTGGCTGTCCCTGCGGCAGGGGCGTGCCACCCGCGCCGGCCGGCTCGACCTGCCCGGCGCGCTCCTGGCGACCGTCGCCGTGACGGCCCTGGTGAACGGTCTGATCCGGGCCGGTGAGCACGGCTGGGGCACGGCCGGCACCCTCGTCTCCCTCGCGACGGCCGTCGTGACCGGCGCCGCCTTCACGGTCTGGGAACTGCGGACCACCGCCGAACCCCTCGTGCGCTTCGGGGTGTTCCGCGCCCGCTCGGTGTGGGTGGCCAACCTGATCGTCGTCTTCATCGGCGCCGCCACGGTCGCCGGGTTCTACTTCGCCTCGCTCTTCCTCCAGAACGTGCTGCACTACTCGCCGCTGCGGGCCGGTGCCGCCTTCCTGCCGTTCTGCTTCGGCACGATCGTCGGATCGATGCTCTCCGGCCGGCTCACCGCCCGCTTCGGCACCCGCCCGGTCCTGACGGTCGGTCTGGCGCTCGGCGCGGTCGGCATGCTGCTCTTCAGCCGGATGGACGCGGACTCCACCTTCGCGAACGGCTTCCTGCTCCCCTCGCTCGTCGCCTCCACCGGCGTCGGCCTGTGCATGGTCGCCAACACCTCCCTGGCCACGTCGGGAGCCGCCGCCGGGGACGCCGGACTGCTCAGCGGGCTCATCAACGCGGGCCGCCAGATCGGCGGAAGTCTCGGCCTCGCCGTCCTCACCACGGTCGCCGCGACGCGCGGCACGCCCACCTCCGCGGCCGAACAGCTCCATGAACTGGTCGCCGGTTACGACCGGGCCTTCCTCGTCACCGCCGGGTTCTGCGCCGTGGCCGCCCTGACCGCCGCCCTCTTCGCGCCCGCCGGTCGTCCGACCCGGCCGGCCGGGCCGGAATCCGCGTCCGTCCCGGAGGGCGACCCCGCACGGGCCTGA
- a CDS encoding TetR/AcrR family transcriptional regulator → MPPAQTAGPDPARKRRGVPRSQPRPGLTPEAIAQAGRRLIEREGLDALTMRAVAAELGTAAPSLYRHVADRDALLLAILEDIASRLPVEVPGATPAERLYTRLLTAHDYMAAHVWVLHVLIRGELVARNAFPFSDACLADFLAAGLTERQASLAYSACWHLTTGELLNEHPLTPPRRPTQRDLAIASLDPTALPALARVRATTEPDPADTYPTALKALLTALLPTPPAT, encoded by the coding sequence ATGCCCCCCGCACAGACCGCCGGCCCCGACCCCGCACGCAAGCGGCGCGGAGTTCCCAGGTCACAGCCGCGACCGGGCCTGACCCCGGAGGCCATCGCGCAAGCCGGCCGACGGCTCATCGAGCGCGAGGGACTCGACGCGCTGACCATGCGCGCGGTCGCGGCCGAACTGGGGACGGCGGCCCCCTCGCTCTACCGCCATGTGGCCGACCGCGACGCGCTGTTGCTGGCGATCCTGGAGGACATCGCGTCCCGGCTGCCGGTGGAGGTACCGGGCGCGACGCCCGCGGAACGCCTCTACACCAGGCTGCTCACGGCCCACGACTACATGGCCGCACACGTCTGGGTCCTGCACGTCCTGATCCGCGGCGAACTGGTCGCCCGCAACGCCTTCCCCTTCAGCGACGCCTGCCTCGCCGACTTCCTCGCCGCCGGTCTCACCGAACGCCAGGCGTCCCTCGCCTACAGCGCCTGCTGGCACCTCACCACCGGCGAACTCCTCAACGAACACCCCCTGACCCCGCCCCGCCGGCCCACGCAACGCGACCTCGCCATCGCCTCCCTGGACCCCACCGCCCTCCCGGCCCTGGCCCGCGTACGAGCGACGACCGAGCCGGACCCCGCCGACACATACCCGACAGCACTCAAGGCCCTGCTGACGGCGCTGCTCCCGACTCCCCCGGCTACCTGA
- a CDS encoding methyltransferase domain-containing protein: MTSSVFESATPDPIAYLDRVAATGLGRSYKERMLHELAIRPGHTALDLGCGPGTDLASLARAVTETGKVIGIDHDQATIDVARERTADQHAVSVRRADIHDLPLPDHTADRARTDRVLQHVADPAGALHEIHRVLRPGGRLVMGEPDWETLTVDHPDGQLARAYTQFVTDEVVRNSRIGRQLPRLATAAGFTVPSVIPITPVFRDAGAADKILGLERTTQRAVAAGYLTEDAARHWLDHLSTGPFLAAVTFYIVVAES, from the coding sequence ATGACCTCATCAGTCTTCGAGTCGGCGACCCCCGACCCGATCGCCTACCTCGACCGGGTCGCCGCGACCGGTCTCGGCCGCTCCTACAAGGAGCGCATGCTCCACGAACTCGCCATCCGCCCCGGCCATACGGCGCTCGACCTGGGCTGCGGCCCCGGCACCGACCTCGCCTCACTCGCCCGAGCGGTCACCGAGACAGGCAAGGTGATCGGCATCGACCACGACCAGGCCACGATCGACGTGGCGAGAGAACGCACCGCGGACCAGCACGCAGTCTCCGTGCGACGCGCCGACATCCACGACCTGCCGCTGCCGGACCACACCGCCGACCGCGCCCGCACCGACCGGGTCCTCCAACACGTCGCCGACCCGGCGGGAGCGCTCCACGAAATCCACCGCGTCCTCCGCCCCGGCGGGCGCCTGGTCATGGGCGAGCCGGACTGGGAGACCCTGACCGTCGACCATCCGGACGGCCAACTCGCCCGCGCCTACACCCAGTTCGTCACGGACGAGGTCGTCCGCAACTCCCGCATCGGCAGACAGCTTCCCCGACTGGCGACGGCGGCCGGCTTCACAGTGCCCTCGGTCATCCCGATCACCCCCGTCTTCCGCGACGCCGGGGCAGCCGACAAGATCCTCGGCCTGGAACGCACGACACAACGCGCGGTGGCGGCCGGCTACTTGACCGAGGACGCGGCCCGACACTGGCTGGACCACCTCTCCACGGGGCCCTTCCTCGCGGCGGTGACGTTCTACATCGTCGTCGCGGAGTCGTAG
- a CDS encoding FAD-dependent oxidoreductase gives MRHRIAVVGSGPAGLTFARVLHRHGHAVTVLERDSAPDARPPGGTLDLHAGLGQLALEKAGLTADFQALSRPEGQAMRILSPDGTVLRDWRPGPEERANPEIDRGQLRDLLLGPLDVRWGSGVTQVVPGARGGARVVLTDGRQEAYDLVVGADGAWSRVRPAVSPVTPHYTGVTSVETSLDDVDRRHPDLARLIGDGSLAVYGVNRALVAQRNSGGHVKVYAQFRAPLDRYANLGPADAETVRSSLLALFDGWAAPVLELLHHGTAFVHRPLHVLPVSHTWTHTPGVTLLGDAAHLMPPLGAGANLAMLEGAELAESLATDPDELDDAVRAFEERMWERAAGWARITTAGLERLVSPDPTQALALFDEVQPS, from the coding sequence ATGAGACATCGCATCGCCGTGGTGGGGAGCGGCCCCGCCGGCCTCACCTTCGCCCGCGTCCTGCACCGCCACGGCCACGCCGTGACGGTCCTGGAACGCGACTCCGCCCCCGACGCCCGCCCACCGGGCGGCACGCTCGACCTGCACGCGGGGCTGGGTCAACTCGCCCTGGAAAAGGCGGGGTTGACGGCAGACTTCCAGGCGTTGTCCCGCCCCGAGGGGCAGGCCATGCGCATCCTGTCCCCGGACGGGACCGTCCTGCGCGACTGGCGACCCGGCCCGGAAGAGCGGGCCAATCCCGAGATCGACCGCGGACAACTCCGCGACCTGCTGCTCGGTCCCCTCGACGTCCGGTGGGGGAGTGGCGTAACGCAGGTGGTGCCGGGTGCCCGGGGCGGCGCGCGGGTCGTCCTCACGGACGGACGGCAGGAGGCGTACGACCTCGTGGTCGGCGCGGACGGGGCCTGGTCCCGGGTCCGGCCGGCGGTCTCGCCGGTGACGCCGCACTACACGGGTGTCACGTCGGTGGAGACCTCCCTGGACGACGTGGACCGCCGCCACCCGGACCTCGCCCGTCTGATCGGCGACGGTTCCCTCGCCGTCTACGGTGTGAACCGGGCCCTCGTCGCCCAGCGCAACAGCGGGGGCCATGTGAAGGTGTACGCGCAGTTCCGCGCACCGCTGGACCGGTACGCGAACCTCGGCCCGGCCGACGCCGAGACCGTACGATCGAGCCTGCTCGCGCTGTTCGACGGCTGGGCCGCGCCCGTCCTCGAACTCCTCCACCACGGCACGGCTTTCGTCCACCGCCCCCTCCACGTCCTGCCCGTGTCCCACACCTGGACCCACACACCCGGGGTGACGCTCCTGGGCGACGCGGCCCATCTGATGCCCCCGTTGGGAGCGGGCGCGAACCTCGCGATGCTGGAAGGCGCCGAACTGGCCGAGTCCCTCGCCACCGACCCCGACGAACTGGACGACGCCGTCCGCGCCTTCGAGGAACGGATGTGGGAACGGGCCGCCGGATGGGCGAGGATCACGACGGCCGGCCTGGAACGCCTGGTGAGCCCGGACCCCACCCAAGCCCTGGCCCTCTTCGACGAGGTCCAGCCGTCCTGA
- a CDS encoding TetR/AcrR family transcriptional regulator codes for MTVWDRPEPPTRPAPLDRERIVAAAVALADEGGLDAVSLRKVAARLNAGPMRLYGYIATKEELFDLMLDEVYAEILPEERPGDWREALGTLAHRTRQAALRHEWLADLLGGRPALGPNGLAVAEATLSALDGLADIDTVMRAVETVSAYFTGAIRREIANLRAERATGLSKHDWQRASGPRLTKLLATGGFPALTKAVYDGTDVDAETTFTTGLDWVLDAVAARLSPPRG; via the coding sequence ATGACTGTGTGGGACCGGCCCGAGCCGCCGACTCGACCCGCGCCGCTCGACCGTGAGCGGATCGTCGCCGCGGCCGTCGCCCTGGCCGACGAGGGCGGGCTGGACGCGGTGTCGTTGCGCAAGGTCGCCGCCCGTCTGAACGCCGGCCCGATGCGGCTGTACGGGTACATCGCCACCAAGGAGGAGCTGTTCGACCTCATGCTGGACGAGGTCTACGCCGAGATCCTCCCCGAGGAACGGCCCGGTGACTGGCGCGAGGCGCTGGGCACCCTCGCCCATCGCACCCGGCAGGCCGCGCTCCGTCACGAGTGGCTGGCCGACCTGCTCGGCGGCCGCCCGGCCCTCGGCCCGAACGGCCTCGCCGTCGCCGAGGCCACCCTGTCCGCGCTCGACGGCCTCGCCGACATCGACACCGTCATGCGCGCGGTGGAGACCGTCAGCGCCTACTTCACCGGCGCGATCAGACGCGAGATCGCGAACCTGCGGGCCGAGCGCGCGACGGGCCTGTCCAAGCACGACTGGCAGCGCGCCTCAGGCCCTCGTCTGACGAAATTGCTGGCCACGGGCGGCTTCCCGGCTCTCACCAAAGCCGTGTACGACGGCACAGACGTCGACGCCGAGACGACGTTCACGACCGGTCTGGACTGGGTCCTCGACGCCGTGGCCGCCAGACTCAGCCCGCCGCGGGGATGA
- a CDS encoding MFS transporter, which produces MAKSQRQVRSDRPWYAVAAVVFAVGMAGTTLPTPLYGLYREEIGFSQFMVTVIFAVYAVGVIAALLVAGNFSDVVGRRPVIFVALVLSVFSAVCFLFEDGLPLLFLGRLLSGFAAGLLSGAATAAVTELAKTGQRRRAAFAATAANMGGLGCGPLLSGVLAEYAPYPLRLPYLVHLGLLVVAVVLLAALPETVERPVPRPALRPQGMVVPAEARSVFAPAALASFAGFSVLGLFTAVAPAFAAQYLGVDNLAVEGAIVLLVFLASTAGQLFMERVGPVRALPLGCAILVVGLVLIGSSLLVESLGVLVAGAVVAGMGQGLSFRASVAEVSRAAPDRQRGATISALFVTAYVGISLPVVGIGALTVAVGLRGAGLIFVGCVIAVSTAVALHLARRPELRGP; this is translated from the coding sequence ATGGCGAAATCCCAGCGGCAGGTCCGGTCCGACCGTCCGTGGTACGCCGTAGCGGCGGTCGTCTTCGCGGTGGGCATGGCCGGTACGACGCTGCCCACCCCGCTGTACGGGCTCTACCGCGAGGAGATCGGCTTCTCGCAGTTCATGGTGACGGTGATCTTCGCCGTCTACGCGGTCGGCGTCATCGCCGCTCTGCTGGTGGCGGGCAACTTCTCGGACGTCGTCGGCCGTCGACCGGTGATCTTCGTGGCGCTGGTGCTGTCCGTGTTCTCGGCGGTCTGTTTCCTCTTCGAGGACGGGCTGCCGCTGCTGTTCCTGGGGCGGCTGCTGTCGGGGTTCGCGGCCGGGCTGCTCAGCGGGGCCGCGACCGCCGCCGTCACCGAACTCGCCAAGACGGGGCAGCGGCGGCGGGCGGCGTTCGCGGCCACCGCGGCGAACATGGGTGGGCTGGGGTGCGGGCCGCTGCTGTCCGGGGTCCTCGCCGAGTACGCCCCGTACCCGCTGCGGTTGCCCTACCTGGTCCATCTCGGGCTGCTGGTCGTCGCCGTGGTCCTGCTCGCGGCGCTGCCGGAGACCGTGGAACGTCCGGTGCCGCGGCCTGCTCTGCGCCCGCAGGGCATGGTCGTACCGGCCGAGGCCCGTTCGGTGTTCGCGCCCGCCGCGCTGGCCTCGTTCGCCGGGTTCTCGGTGCTGGGGCTGTTCACCGCGGTCGCACCGGCGTTCGCCGCGCAGTATCTGGGCGTGGACAACCTTGCCGTGGAGGGCGCGATCGTTCTGCTGGTGTTCCTCGCCTCGACCGCCGGCCAACTGTTCATGGAACGCGTGGGCCCCGTCCGCGCCCTGCCGCTGGGCTGCGCGATCCTGGTCGTCGGGCTGGTCCTGATCGGTTCCTCGCTGCTGGTGGAGTCCCTCGGGGTGCTGGTCGCGGGAGCGGTCGTGGCCGGCATGGGGCAGGGGCTGTCCTTCCGCGCGTCGGTCGCCGAGGTCTCCCGTGCCGCCCCCGACCGGCAGCGCGGCGCGACGATCTCCGCGCTGTTCGTCACCGCCTACGTCGGTATCTCCCTCCCCGTGGTGGGAATCGGCGCCCTGACGGTGGCCGTCGGGCTGCGCGGCGCCGGGTTGATCTTCGTCGGCTGCGTCATCGCCGTCTCGACGGCCGTCGCCCTCCACCTGGCCCGCCGCCCGGAGTTGCGGGGGCCGTGA
- a CDS encoding VOC family protein, producing MTVRRVVPNIRAEGGAEAVRESRAFYGLLGLQEVMDHGWIMTLGSPSDPTAQVSFMTHDKTAPVTPDLSVEVDDVDAAYEALRESGAEIVHPLRDEEWGVRRFFVRDPNGRVINVLTHRG from the coding sequence ATGACTGTTCGTCGTGTCGTACCCAATATCCGGGCGGAGGGGGGCGCGGAGGCGGTGCGGGAGAGCCGGGCGTTCTACGGTCTGCTCGGCCTCCAGGAGGTCATGGATCACGGTTGGATCATGACGCTCGGTTCGCCGTCCGACCCGACGGCGCAGGTCAGTTTCATGACCCACGACAAGACGGCCCCGGTCACGCCCGACCTGAGTGTCGAGGTGGACGACGTCGACGCGGCCTACGAGGCACTGCGGGAGAGCGGCGCGGAGATCGTGCACCCGTTGCGGGACGAGGAGTGGGGAGTGCGGCGGTTCTTCGTGCGTGACCCCAACGGCCGGGTGATCAACGTGCTGACACACCGCGGGTGA